In Halomarina litorea, a single window of DNA contains:
- a CDS encoding nucleotide sugar dehydrogenase, with protein MASVCVHGLGYVGLPTAALLANNGHDVSGFDVDDTVVEDLARGEVRVSEPDLAAYIEDALAAGTLAPSHEVVPADYHLVCVPTPLDHDAGRADLSYVEAAAEGIAAVLREGDTVILESTVPPGTTGGPMREALERTGLVAGEDFHLAYSPETVLPGNILEELRSNDRFVGGLDETSTERAYDLYAPCIDGTVGRAPTPRSAEFVKLVQNAYRDANIGFANELARIAGDYGVDAREAIDLANRHSRVDILDPGPGVGGHCLPVDPLFLAHDSDSVRLIREARRVNDGMADYVVGLVEGRLGTLDDRRVAVLGVAYKGNVDDVRNSPGLRVARAIHDREVEPTVRAVPDGGVSTAEVRLNDPHVDDGRHEFDLVSVEGALTGADAMVVTADHDEYRDVDPVAAKRWMRTPLLVVTKGMLDEEEWRAAGFDVVGL; from the coding sequence ATGGCGTCCGTCTGCGTCCACGGACTCGGCTACGTCGGGCTCCCGACCGCGGCGCTACTCGCCAACAACGGACACGACGTGTCGGGGTTCGACGTGGACGACACCGTCGTCGAGGACCTCGCCCGCGGCGAGGTTCGGGTGAGCGAACCCGACCTAGCGGCGTACATCGAGGACGCCCTCGCGGCGGGGACGCTCGCCCCCAGCCACGAGGTGGTCCCCGCCGACTACCACCTCGTCTGCGTCCCGACGCCCCTCGACCACGACGCGGGGCGCGCGGACCTCTCGTACGTCGAGGCGGCCGCCGAGGGCATCGCGGCCGTCCTCCGCGAGGGCGATACGGTCATCCTCGAGTCGACGGTCCCGCCTGGGACCACCGGGGGTCCGATGCGCGAGGCCCTCGAACGCACGGGGCTGGTCGCCGGCGAGGACTTCCACCTCGCGTACAGCCCCGAGACGGTCCTGCCGGGGAACATCCTCGAGGAACTCCGGTCGAACGACCGGTTCGTCGGCGGCCTCGACGAGACGTCGACGGAGCGCGCCTACGACCTCTACGCGCCCTGCATCGACGGGACGGTCGGCCGCGCCCCGACACCGCGGAGCGCCGAGTTCGTCAAACTCGTCCAGAACGCCTACCGGGACGCGAACATCGGGTTCGCGAACGAACTCGCCCGCATCGCCGGCGACTACGGCGTGGACGCCCGCGAGGCCATCGACCTGGCGAACCGCCACTCGCGCGTGGACATCCTCGACCCGGGTCCGGGCGTCGGCGGCCACTGCCTGCCGGTCGACCCGCTGTTTCTCGCCCACGACTCGGACTCGGTGCGCCTCATCCGCGAGGCCCGCCGCGTGAACGACGGGATGGCGGACTACGTCGTCGGCCTCGTCGAGGGCCGACTCGGGACGCTCGACGACAGGCGCGTCGCAGTCCTCGGGGTCGCCTATAAGGGCAACGTCGACGACGTGCGCAACAGTCCCGGACTCCGGGTTGCACGGGCCATCCACGACCGCGAGGTCGAACCGACGGTCCGGGCGGTCCCCGACGGCGGCGTCTCGACGGCCGAGGTCCGTCTGAACGACCCGCACGTCGACGACGGCAGACACGAGTTCGACCTCGTCTCCGTCGAGGGGGCGCTGACCGGGGCGGACGCGATGGTCGTCACCGCCGACCACGACGAGTACCGCGACGTCGACCCCGTGGCCGCGAAGCGGTGGATGCGGACGCCGCTGCTCGTCGTCACCAAGGGGATGCTCGACGAGGAGGAGTGGCGCGCCGCCGGCTTCGACGTGGTCGGGCTATGA
- a CDS encoding DUF354 domain-containing protein, translating to MRASERGSRRSRAPTETGRRPPVWVDLASPSHPVFFEAIAAGLDLPTVVTVREKTETVPLARDTDFEFTIRGRDFDNTWLRTLGVPLRTIQLAVRTPEAAVSLSQRNAMCVLASKANGVPSIHFTDNDITYYRETPLAEAGFNYFRSMATAHVVPDAFQTAELTEYGASRDAIYTYDGFKEEVCVADFDPDPTFLDRLPFDEFVVLRPEAIGAAYIDLAPEESLVPDVLARAVDAGLNVVYLPRRPGDREHATGYPDDRVFVPDSPLPGLQLAWHADCTLTGSGTMAREAAAMNKPAVSFFPHTMLSVDQRLVRQERIFHSRDAADIVDYLTGLSNEAVAPGLNRARAVRDEVVDITDGVIDDVV from the coding sequence ATGAGGGCGTCCGAACGCGGGAGTCGACGGTCGAGAGCCCCGACCGAGACGGGTCGTCGCCCGCCCGTCTGGGTCGACCTCGCCAGCCCCTCGCATCCGGTGTTCTTCGAGGCCATCGCGGCCGGCCTCGACCTCCCGACGGTCGTCACCGTCCGCGAGAAGACCGAGACGGTCCCGCTGGCGCGGGACACCGACTTCGAGTTCACGATACGCGGCCGCGACTTCGACAACACGTGGCTGCGCACGCTCGGCGTCCCGCTGCGGACCATCCAGTTGGCCGTCCGCACGCCCGAGGCGGCCGTCTCGCTGTCCCAGCGCAACGCGATGTGCGTCCTCGCGTCGAAGGCCAACGGCGTCCCGTCAATCCACTTCACGGACAACGACATCACCTACTACCGCGAGACGCCGCTGGCGGAGGCGGGATTCAACTACTTCCGGTCGATGGCGACGGCCCACGTCGTCCCCGACGCGTTCCAGACGGCGGAACTCACCGAGTACGGCGCGTCCCGCGACGCCATCTACACCTACGACGGATTCAAAGAGGAGGTCTGCGTCGCCGACTTCGACCCGGACCCGACGTTCCTCGACCGACTCCCGTTCGACGAGTTCGTCGTCCTCCGCCCGGAGGCCATCGGGGCGGCGTACATCGACCTCGCCCCCGAGGAGTCGCTCGTCCCCGACGTCCTCGCGCGCGCCGTGGACGCCGGCCTCAACGTCGTCTACCTCCCGCGCCGTCCCGGCGACCGGGAGCACGCGACGGGCTACCCCGACGACCGCGTGTTCGTCCCCGACTCGCCCCTGCCGGGCCTCCAGTTGGCGTGGCACGCCGACTGCACCCTGACCGGGTCGGGAACGATGGCCCGCGAGGCCGCCGCGATGAACAAGCCCGCGGTGTCGTTCTTCCCGCACACTATGCTCTCGGTCGACCAGCGCCTCGTGCGTCAGGAGCGAATCTTCCACTCGCGCGACGCCGCCGACATCGTCGACTACCTCACCGGCCTGTCGAACGAGGCGGTCGCCCCCGGCCTCAACCGCGCGCGTGCGGTACGCGACGAGGTGGTCGACATCACCGACGGCGTCATCGACGACGTCGTCTGA
- a CDS encoding HalOD1 output domain-containing protein, whose product MDEPRKNRTTAPIVTPDGPAHVYAPEDHERTSEAVIAAVARAAGRDPITLPPLYEAVDPDALDAMFEHATVGEQIMVSFPFADYEVVVDDGTILLVE is encoded by the coding sequence ATGGACGAACCACGAAAAAATAGGACGACGGCCCCGATAGTTACTCCGGACGGTCCAGCGCACGTATACGCGCCCGAGGACCACGAACGGACGAGCGAAGCGGTCATCGCGGCCGTCGCGAGGGCGGCCGGCCGGGACCCGATAACCCTCCCGCCGCTGTACGAGGCCGTCGACCCGGACGCGCTTGACGCGATGTTCGAACACGCCACCGTTGGGGAGCAAATCATGGTCTCGTTCCCCTTCGCCGACTACGAGGTCGTCGTCGACGACGGGACCATCCTGCTGGTCGAGTGA
- a CDS encoding helix-turn-helix domain-containing protein — protein MSVVGEFVVETDGFALGRALCVGEVRCEFDQVVPTDGHATDVWVWTDDVDGFRERVEDRPPVLAVSVRDRVDGGALCSVEWTGDGTDVFAGIVDADLTLLTAAGDGQTWSFRVRAPDWSALTAFREFCTRHGVDLELNQLTRQTEPGGTAADALTSVQRETLAEAFRRGYYDSPRGVTLAELAEEFDVSPRAVSQRLRRGIANLIENSLPTTKSI, from the coding sequence ATGAGTGTCGTCGGCGAGTTCGTGGTCGAGACGGATGGGTTCGCCCTCGGCCGCGCGCTCTGTGTCGGCGAAGTGCGGTGTGAGTTCGACCAGGTCGTCCCGACCGACGGCCACGCCACGGACGTCTGGGTGTGGACCGACGACGTAGACGGGTTCCGCGAGCGAGTCGAGGACCGACCGCCCGTGCTCGCGGTGAGCGTCCGGGACCGGGTCGACGGCGGCGCGCTGTGTAGCGTCGAGTGGACGGGCGACGGAACCGACGTGTTCGCGGGAATCGTCGACGCCGACCTGACCCTCCTGACGGCGGCGGGCGACGGCCAGACCTGGTCGTTCCGCGTCCGGGCCCCCGACTGGAGTGCCCTGACGGCGTTCCGCGAGTTCTGTACCCGACACGGGGTCGACCTGGAGCTGAACCAGCTCACCCGACAGACCGAACCGGGCGGGACCGCGGCGGACGCGCTGACCAGCGTCCAGCGCGAGACGCTCGCCGAGGCGTTCCGGCGAGGGTACTACGACTCCCCGCGCGGCGTGACGCTGGCGGAACTCGCGGAGGAGTTCGACGTGTCCCCGCGTGCGGTCTCACAGCGGCTCCGTCGCGGCATCGCGAACCTCATCGAGAACAGCCTCCCGACCACGAAGTCCATTTAA
- a CDS encoding glycosyltransferase: MSAGPASDGSADDVGSGAGTADRPSVLVVYSVRNLAKIERHVGPLTEAADVTMVCIDADESVDGVDYVTVPDFGVRPVGLVLMALAAFVEAWRGDYDAVASFSLLPNGCIALAVGALFGLPTHLGIIGIDLDVHVEARYGAVVRALIRRFDAVSVPGTAFRDRLLELGVAEDRATILVNPIDVGTYHPVERDPEFDLLWVGRFESEKDPLTFLAALDELADRGRSFNAVLAGDGPLHPVVERAVRERALADRVDLVGWVDDPADYYRRAGAFVLTSERDALPLSLVEAMATGLPSVVPAVGNVPDVARDGETALVADDRTPAAFADALDRLLGDDDLRERLGANAGNVSERYSYDAATDDWCDVLVTMDVVER, translated from the coding sequence ATGAGTGCCGGTCCCGCGAGCGACGGGAGCGCCGACGACGTGGGGTCGGGAGCGGGGACGGCCGACCGACCGTCCGTACTCGTCGTCTACTCCGTGCGGAACCTCGCGAAGATCGAGCGCCACGTCGGCCCCCTGACCGAGGCTGCCGACGTGACGATGGTGTGCATCGACGCCGACGAGTCCGTCGACGGCGTCGACTACGTCACCGTCCCCGACTTCGGGGTCCGGCCCGTCGGACTGGTCCTGATGGCGCTGGCGGCGTTCGTCGAGGCGTGGCGCGGCGACTACGACGCCGTCGCCTCCTTCTCGCTGCTGCCGAACGGCTGTATCGCCCTCGCCGTGGGCGCGCTGTTCGGCCTCCCGACTCACCTCGGCATCATCGGCATCGACCTCGACGTGCACGTCGAGGCGCGCTACGGGGCGGTCGTGCGGGCGCTGATACGCCGGTTCGACGCCGTCTCGGTCCCCGGCACGGCGTTCAGGGACCGGCTCCTCGAACTCGGCGTCGCCGAGGACCGCGCGACGATACTGGTCAACCCCATCGACGTGGGGACGTACCACCCCGTCGAGCGGGACCCGGAGTTCGATCTGCTGTGGGTCGGCCGGTTCGAGTCGGAGAAGGACCCGCTGACGTTCCTCGCGGCGCTGGACGAACTCGCCGACCGGGGTCGGTCGTTCAACGCGGTGCTGGCGGGCGACGGTCCCCTCCACCCCGTCGTCGAGCGGGCCGTCCGCGAACGCGCGCTGGCCGACCGGGTCGACCTCGTCGGGTGGGTCGACGACCCCGCCGACTACTACCGACGGGCGGGCGCGTTCGTGCTCACCTCCGAGCGCGACGCCCTCCCGCTGTCGCTCGTGGAGGCGATGGCGACCGGCCTGCCGAGCGTCGTCCCCGCCGTCGGGAACGTCCCGGACGTCGCGCGGGACGGCGAGACGGCGCTCGTCGCCGACGACAGGACGCCCGCCGCGTTCGCCGACGCGCTGGACCGCCTGCTGGGCGACGACGACCTGCGCGAGCGACTCGGCGCGAACGCGGGGAACGTCAGCGAGCGGTACTCGTACGATGCCGCGACGGACGACTGGTGCGACGTGCTGGTGACGATGGACGTCGTCGAGCGCTGA
- the aglF gene encoding UTP--glucose-1-phosphate uridylyltransferase AglF produces MQAVVLAAGEGTRLRPLTADKPKAMVEVDGKPLLTHCFERLADLGATEFVVVVGYLKEHIAEHYGDEFEGVPITYSHQEEAKGLAHALLTVEEHIDDDFMLMLGDNVFDANLEDVVRRQREDRADAAFLVEEVPWEEASRYGVCDTNDYGEITAVVEKPEEPPTNLVMTGFYTFTPAIFHACHLTQPSDRGEYELSDAIDLLIRSGRTIDAIRMDGWRVDVGYPEDRDEAERRLREARGAPKTESAESAGD; encoded by the coding sequence ATGCAAGCAGTCGTACTCGCCGCGGGGGAGGGGACACGGCTCCGTCCGTTGACCGCCGACAAACCGAAGGCGATGGTCGAAGTCGACGGGAAACCCCTTCTCACGCACTGCTTCGAGCGACTGGCGGACCTGGGCGCGACCGAGTTCGTCGTGGTCGTCGGCTACCTGAAAGAGCACATCGCCGAGCACTACGGCGACGAGTTCGAGGGGGTGCCCATCACCTACAGCCACCAGGAGGAGGCGAAGGGGCTGGCCCACGCCCTGCTCACCGTCGAGGAACACATCGACGACGACTTCATGCTCATGCTCGGAGACAACGTCTTCGACGCGAACCTGGAGGACGTGGTCCGGCGTCAGCGCGAGGACCGCGCGGACGCGGCGTTTCTCGTCGAGGAGGTGCCCTGGGAGGAGGCGAGTCGCTACGGCGTCTGTGACACTAACGACTACGGCGAGATCACCGCCGTCGTCGAGAAACCGGAGGAACCACCCACGAACCTCGTGATGACGGGCTTCTACACGTTCACGCCCGCCATCTTCCACGCCTGCCACCTCACCCAGCCGAGCGACCGCGGCGAGTACGAACTCTCCGACGCCATCGACCTGCTCATCCGGTCGGGTCGGACCATCGACGCCATCCGGATGGACGGCTGGCGCGTCGACGTCGGCTACCCCGAGGACCGCGACGAAGCGGAACGCCGCCTCCGCGAGGCGCGCGGTGCCCCGAAGACGGAGTCCGCCGAGTCCGCGGGCGACTGA
- a CDS encoding glycosyltransferase family 2 protein has translation MAVGSDDTPLASVVLPTYGRPDFLTEAVESVLSQTYERVELLVVDDCSPDPVAPVLDGIDPEAYPGERTLRVVRHEENRGANGARNTGIEEADGEFVAFIDDDDLWAATKLERQLAAFDDPEVGAVYTGMRYVADGETVHVLEPTLAGDVTEALLVGAPLGTFSTIAVRASVARETGPLDERFPCWQDREWPIRLSTRCRFGVVPDVLVDHRTTDHEQITDDFAAKRDVAYPLFVETFRPLAAEYGVDTVRKMAASRSRAVATSALKAGEYDDARRFALRAVRERPTDASAYLLLLLALGGQPVFTAAQRTSRALAAFDE, from the coding sequence ATGGCTGTGGGTAGCGACGACACCCCCCTCGCGAGTGTCGTACTTCCGACGTACGGACGCCCTGACTTCCTGACGGAGGCCGTCGAGAGCGTGCTCTCCCAGACCTACGAGCGCGTCGAGTTACTCGTCGTGGACGACTGCTCGCCCGACCCCGTCGCCCCCGTGCTCGACGGGATCGACCCCGAGGCGTACCCCGGCGAGCGGACCCTCCGCGTCGTCCGCCACGAGGAGAACCGGGGGGCGAACGGCGCGCGCAACACGGGCATCGAGGAGGCGGACGGCGAGTTCGTCGCCTTCATCGACGACGACGACCTGTGGGCGGCGACGAAGCTCGAACGTCAGCTGGCGGCGTTCGACGACCCCGAGGTGGGTGCCGTCTACACGGGGATGCGCTACGTCGCCGACGGAGAGACGGTCCACGTCCTCGAACCGACCCTCGCGGGCGACGTGACCGAAGCGCTCCTCGTCGGCGCTCCGCTGGGGACGTTCTCGACCATCGCCGTCCGGGCGAGCGTCGCCCGCGAGACGGGCCCGCTCGACGAGCGGTTCCCCTGCTGGCAGGACCGCGAGTGGCCCATCCGTCTCTCGACGCGCTGTCGCTTCGGCGTCGTCCCCGACGTCCTCGTCGACCACCGGACGACCGACCACGAGCAGATAACGGACGACTTCGCGGCGAAGCGAGACGTCGCCTACCCCCTGTTCGTCGAGACGTTCCGCCCGCTGGCCGCCGAGTACGGCGTCGACACCGTCCGGAAGATGGCCGCCTCCCGGTCGCGGGCCGTCGCCACGTCGGCGCTCAAGGCGGGCGAGTACGACGACGCCAGACGCTTCGCCCTCCGGGCCGTCCGGGAGCGGCCGACCGACGCCTCGGCGTACCTCCTCTTGCTCCTGGCGCTCGGCGGCCAGCCGGTGTTCACGGCCGCCCAGCGGACCAGTCGGGCGCTCGCCGCATTCGACGAGTAG